Within Fimbriiglobus ruber, the genomic segment CGACTCGACCCGAAATCTACCTCTCCGCTCGTCAGTCGGGGTATCATATGGAAGGACAAGAAAGAGTACGACAAGGCTATCCAGGACTTCAACGAAGTCATTCGACTCGATTCCAAAAACGTCTTTGCTTACTTCAATCGTGGCGACACATGGACGAGCAAGAAAAACTACGAGGAGGCCATCCGGGACTACGAAGAAGCCATCCGACTCGATCCGATGAACGCATATTCACTCAACAAAGTAGCGTGGCTGCGAGCAACCTGCCCGAACGCGAAATATCGCGATGGGAAACGGGCCGTTGAAGACGCCAAACGTGCCTGTGCGTTGACAGAATGGAAGTTCCTGGGTTACGTAGACACACTCGCAGCAGCCTACGCAGAGTCAGGCCAATTTGATGAGGCAGTGAAATGGCAAAAAAAGCCACTCGAAAACCCTGGTTACGCAAAGGCATACGGAGAAAAGGCTCGTCTGCGACTGAAATTGTACGAGGAAAAGAATTCATACCGCGAAGAGTAAGAAGTCACTTTCGACCCAGACCCCGACTTAAGCCGCCGGGTTTTTCCGTTCCAGAACGAGCTATAGGCAGCAGCTTGACCCAGCCCCGATCCTACACGGAGTCTCTTGCTTTACCGCACGATCAACAACGACCCGCCGATGCAGCAATTATTCACCGGCACGTTCCAGGCACGTCACCGACGGCCCGGTAAACTGCGCTGCTCGACCTGTAGCTACAAAACTTCTCCCACTCACTCCGGCCTCATTGCCAGGCGGCCGGCTTTGATGATGCCGCCCTGCATCACGGCAATGAATCGGTGGCGGTCTTCCAGAATCGAAATGTTCGCGGCCACATCCCCATCCACCACGAGGATGTCAGCGAGTTTGCCGGGCGTCAGTGTGCCGATCTCGTCGCCGCGGCCCATGATCTCGGCTCCCGTCCGCGTCGCGCACCGGATCACTTCGAGCGGCGACAGGCCGACGCAGTTCACGAAGAACGTCAGTTCCCTGGCGTAATCCCCGTGCGGGTTCCAGGCGAAGCCGTAGTCGCCGCCCATGCCGAGCCGGCCGCCCGAACGGAGAATCATCCGGGCGCTCTCGGCGCCGGCTTCCAACGTCTCTTTGTGCCCATCCACGACGCGCTGCGACATGCCGTAAGCCGGGCCGTGTTCGATGCTGGCGAGTTCGAAGTAGAGGGCGGGGACGCACGGCACGTTTCGCGACAGCAGCAGGTCGAGCGCCTCGGCGTCCATGAACGTGCCGTGTTCGATCGCGTCGTACCCGGCTCGTAAGGCGTTCTTGATCCCCTGATTCGCCCGGCAGTGGCCGGTCACTTTGAGCCGGTGGTTGTGAGCGGTCGCGACGACGGCGTGCATCTCCTCGAAGGTCATGCAGAGTGTGTGGTGGTCGTTCGCGTCCGGGGCCGCGGCGTCGCCGGTGGGGTACGTCTTCACCCACTCGACGCCGTCCTTGACCAGTTTTCGCACGGCCGACGGCCGCCCGTGCCTCGTCCGGACCGTTGACGAGGAGTACCAGACCGTCCATCCCGATCGCGCGGAAGTCCGGGTTCCAGTCCATCAGCCCGCCTACCCCGCATACCTCCCGTCCGCTCGCGGCCAACCGCGGGCCGGGGATGAGATCATTCTCGATCGCCTTCTTGAGCCAAACGTCGATGTTGAACAGGCTCCCATCACTCCGGGCCGCCGTGTAGCCGCATTCGAGGGCGAGTTTGGCGTTTACGGTCGCGAGCAGGGTGACGTATTCGACCGGGTATTTGATGTCGAGGTCTTCGAGCGCGGCGACGTTGAAGTACGTCGGGTGGAAGTGGGCTTCGACCAGACCCGGCATGATCGTGCCGCCGCGGGCGACGATCCGCGCCGCTCCCGGGTCGGTCGGCGGCGCCCCACGCGCGGCCCCGGCGTACTGGATCTTCCCGTCGTGAACGACCACCACAGCGTCCGGCAGAGACGGGCCGCCGTTGCCGTCGACGAGCTGGCCGTTTGCGATCACGGTGGTGCCGGTGGCGGTTTTCACGGGAGCGACTCGGCAAGAGGTCGTCGGGAGAGGTTAGATCGAGTCGAGAAAGCCGAGGGTCAGCCGAAGGAAGGTTTCCGGCCGGGTGCCGTGAATCAGGTGGGCACAATCGGGCAGGTCGACCCGCGCGCAGTCGGCGAGCCGGGCCGCAAAGGTGTCCGCGTCCGCGGGTGGAATCATGCCGCCCTGGGCCGGGTCGGCAGCCAACAGCAGGGCCGGGCAGCGGACACGGCTTGCCGCGTCGAACGGGTCGTAGCCGTCGAGCCAGTGACCGTTCAGGACCGGGTCGAGAACCGCCGGGTCGAGGTCGGCGAGGCAGCGGGCCATGAATCGCAGGGCGGCCGCGTCACGGCGGTCGCCGAGCTTCACGCCACCCGGCAAGGTGACGTTGGCTAACGCGCGGGCGGTCTCGCCGACGGCCGGATTGCCGGCGAGTTGGCGAATAGCCTGGAATTGCGCACCGTAAGCCGTCTTGTCGAGGTTCGCGAGAAAGCCTGGAGACGGCGGGTCTTCGAGGACGATCCCGCGTACCAACTCCGGTACCTCGGCCGCGACCCCGAGCGCGACCAAGGCGCCGAGAGAATGGCCGACGACCAAAGCCGGCTCGCCGATCTCGTGGAGGAGGGCCACCGCGTCGGCCACATAATCGGCGACCAAATACCGGGCCGCCCGCTCGGAGCGGCCGTGCCCACGGTGGTCGACCGCCGACACCCGCCACCGGGTCGACAGTGCGGCCACGACGTAGCCGAAATCCTGCCAGCGCCTGCAAACCCCGTGAAACAGGACGAGGGGCGGGCCGTTATCCGGGCCGACCGCCACGTTCAACCGCGGGCGGCCGATGCTTGTTGTTGTGCGCTCCGGGAACACGCGGCCTCCCGCATTCACTGAAGAAGGGAACTGCGCCGGCTCGCCCGACGGATCAAAGTTGACTGGTTTGAAATGTCGCCGGTCTTCGGCGCGTTGTCAAGCAACAGACGAAGGAGCCGGGTGTCGTCTCCAGTGATTCCGGCCTCATCCCACCATCACGACCCATGCTTTTCTAAGAGCGTCCGGCAACCCGTAGAAATCGAGGGCGGTAATCAACACGGCCGACAGCCACCCCGCACCTAATAAAAACCAGCCGTTGCGAAACTGGCCCATCCGCGCCCGCGAACTGGTGAAGTGCAGCAAGGGGAACATGGCGAGGGGCAATTGCAGCGCGAGGACGACCTGGCTCAAGACGAGCAGATCGGTCACGCTCCCGTCGCCGCGTAGACCAATGATCACGATCGCCGGTACGATGGCGACGGAGCGCGTCACGAGCCGCCGGACCCACGGCCTTAGCCGCCAG encodes:
- a CDS encoding amidohydrolase family protein; protein product: MRKLVKDGVEWVKTYPTGDAAAPDANDHHTLCMTFEEMHAVVATAHNHRLKVTGHCRANQGIKNALRAGYDAIEHGTFMDAEALDLLLSRNVPCVPALYFELASIEHGPAYGMSQRVVDGHKETLEAGAESARMILRSGGRLGMGGDYGFAWNPHGDYARELTFFVNCVGLSPLEVIRCATRTGAEIMGRGDEIGTLTPGKLADILVVDGDVAANISILEDRHRFIAVMQGGIIKAGRLAMRPE
- a CDS encoding alpha/beta fold hydrolase → MFPERTTTSIGRPRLNVAVGPDNGPPLVLFHGVCRRWQDFGYVVAALSTRWRVSAVDHRGHGRSERAARYLVADYVADAVALLHEIGEPALVVGHSLGALVALGVAAEVPELVRGIVLEDPPSPGFLANLDKTAYGAQFQAIRQLAGNPAVGETARALANVTLPGGVKLGDRRDAAALRFMARCLADLDPAVLDPVLNGHWLDGYDPFDAASRVRCPALLLAADPAQGGMIPPADADTFAARLADCARVDLPDCAHLIHGTRPETFLRLTLGFLDSI